Proteins from a genomic interval of Papaver somniferum cultivar HN1 chromosome 4, ASM357369v1, whole genome shotgun sequence:
- the LOC113362749 gene encoding chromatin-remodeling ATPase INO80-like, whose amino-acid sequence MGCASSKRVEATVAGDLYQPAATSFARFDITDIEEPWLKAGVKNQQQEEEEEEEEEEEEEEEEEEEEEEEEVKAITMHVPVPVLEKLNKFELEANGPQSWSEVSKVLEDLKPSLHNQNPSKPANQQVQDSLVKKLLPPPRKSPSFHTLEELESKNTSNSPEFKKPSQFKKSESKPTESQLRISAKPIDSKDYKPVKENLFVLRDRLEREKGEKNPNLEWMIGLKARKNPLGEYPENCPPGGFKSVVLYTTTLHGVRRTFEDCNRVRSIIEGHRILIDERDVSLHGEFLNEFRELLGEGVSVPRLFIKGRYIGGVDEIVELNESSKLSELLNSVGIEKGLGYQVCEGCGGARFVPCFECGGSCKVVVGDKKERCGTCNENGLAQCPVCH is encoded by the coding sequence ATGGGTTGTGCCTCTTCTAAACGTGTTGAGGCGACCGTTGCGGGCGATCTTTACCAACCAGCAGCAACAAGCTTTGCACGTTTTGACATTACCGACATCGAAGAACCATGGCTTAAAGCAGGAGTAAAAAACCAGCaacaagaagaggaagaagaagaagaagaagaagaagaagaagaagaagaagaagaagaagaagaagaagaagaagaagtgaaggcTATTACCATGCATGTACCGGTGCCTGTCCTCGAAAAGCTCAACAAATTCGAGCTCGAAGCTAATGGTCCTCAGTCATGGTCTGAAGTTAGCAAGGTTTTAGAAGACTTAAAACCCTCTCTGCACAACCAAAACCCCTCAAAACCTGCAAACCAGCAAGTGCAAGATAGCCTAGTTAAGAAACTACTGCCACCTCCCAGAAAAAGCCCTTCTTTTCATACCCTTGAAGAACTTGAATCAAAGAACACATCCAACTCCCCTGAGTTTAAGAAACCGAGTCAGTTTAAAAAATCCGAGTCTAAACCCACCGAGTCACAACTCagaatttcagcaaaacccatcgATTCTAAAGACTATAAGCCAGTGAAGGAGAATTTGTTTGTTTTAAGAGACAGATTAGAGAGGGAAAAAGGAGAAAAGAATCCAAATTTAGAATGGATGATTGGCTTAAAAGCTAGAAAAAACCCACTAGGTGAATACCCGGAGAACTGTCCACCAGGTGGTTTTAAGTCAGTGGTGTTATACACGACGACGTTACATGGTGTACGGCGAACATTCGAGGATTGTAATCGTGTAAGATCGATAATCGAAGGTCATAGGATTTTGATCGACGAACGTGATGTTTCGTTACATGGTGAATTCTTGAATGAATTCAGAGAGTTATTAGGTGAAGGAGTAAGTGTGCCAAGATTGTTTATAAAAGGAAGATACATAGGTGGAGTGGATGAAATTGTGGAACTGAACGAGTCGAGTAAACTCAGTGAGTTGTTGAACTCGGTTGGAATTGAGAAAGGACTTGGATATCAAGTTTGTGAAGGGTGTGGTGGAGCTAGGTTTGTGCCATGTTTTGAATGTGGAGGAAGCTGCAAAGTCGTTGTTGGGGATAAAAAAGAACGATGTGGAACATGCAATGAGAACGGGCTAGCGCAGTGCCCTGTTTGTCACTGA